The window GCATCATGAATTAGGCATCAAAGGCCTCAGCCTCCAGGACATCAGCGGCATCGTCAGCCTGCGCTTCAGACTTCAGCTTAAAGGTGGCAACAGCTTGGAGCATGTCTTCACCCATAACGGCCATTTCCTGCATGGAAACAGAAGCTCCCATCGCTTCTTCTGCTGTTTCCAAACTGATTGTTCCAATCTCGCCCATTGATGTAGCCAGAATAGCTGTTGTATCCGCCTGCTGCTGCGCAGAAGAAGCAACACCCTGAATCAACTCAAAAACCTCATTGGAACGATTGGTGATTTCATCCAGACGAGCAAGAGCATTTTGAGAAAGCTTGGTACCTTGAACCACTTCCTGAATACTGGCATCCATGCTAATGCCAGCCTCTGTAATCTCGCCAAGAATGTTCTTAATCAATGTTTCAATCTGTCGGGTTGAAACAGCGGCACGCTCAGCAAGACGTTGAATCTCCTCCGCAACAACCGCAAAACCACGTCCTTCCTCACCAGCTGCTGCCGCCTGAATAGAGGCATTCAGGGCCAGGATGGAAGTACGGTCGGAAATCTCATTAATGGTCCGAGCGAAGTCGCTGATCTCTTGGGAACTCTCGCCAAGGCGCTTAATAGAGCGGGCTGTATTTTGCACGTTACCTCGAATAGCCTCCATTGCGTGGCTGGTTTCGCGTACGGCTTTCGCACCCTCAACAGCAACCTGACTGGATTCTCTGGAGAAGCTTGCTGACTGGTTTGCCTGGTCTGCGGCATCCCTAATGGCCTTGGTCAAGAGATTAATTTCCTGTACAGCGTCATTAATCATAGTTGCCTGATTATTATTCTGACCAGCAAGCTCTCCTGTTGATGCACTCAGAATATTCGCTGTAGAACCAACCTGCTCAGCAGATTGTTTAATACGCTCAAACGCCATTCCAAGCTCCTCAAGCATCAAGTTCAAGGAATCAGCCAGGGTACCGATAACGTCCTCGGTAACCGTAGCACGAATACTCAAGTCACCGTCTGCCAGCTCGGTAATTTCCTCAAGTAGACGAATAATAGAGTCCTGGAGCTCATCATGCTCTTTCTGCCTGGATTCGGTCAGATCCTGAATAGTTGTTGTCATCTGGTTAAAGGAAGCAGCCATTCGACCGAGCTCATCCTCACTGGTCACCTTAACCTGCTCGCCGTATTCACCCTTCTCAACTTTGGCAATACCCTGCATAATTTCGTCAACCTGCTCAGTCACACCACCAGCAACCCGCAAACTGACCATGATAACTGCTGCTGCTGCGACAACAGCCAACAATCCTACGATCTTGAGCAATTGAAGAACAGGTCGGGCAACCACTTCCTCAGGAACCTCACTGATAAGCGCCCATTTAAGGCCCTTATATCGAACCGGTGCCCAAGAGGTCAAAACCTTTTCACCCAGACTATTTGTGGTAATTTTAGTGTCACTCTTACCCGCAAGAGCCTGTTGAACAGGCTCTGTATCTACTTTAGCTTTAGGATTCAACAAAGTAGAGCTCACTTGATATTTTTTTGCGTCGCTTGCCTCGGAACGCCACAATTTATCTGGGCCAATCAAATAGGTAGCGATATTATTCAGCTCAGCATCGTCTTTCAAAGCAACTTGACCAGATTCCTTTTCAAAACTCTGACGAATACTCATGATCTCATTAATTGGTGCGTTGGAGATCTGCAAAACAACAATCATAGAAATTGCATCCCGGTTCATTACCGGAACAGCCATAAAGGCCTCTGCTTCACCTCCAGCAGGCTCATAAAAGGCATAGTCACTGATCGCCATTTCCTTGGTTTCAGCAACTTCCTGAACAACCTTATTAAACATGGAGTCGGAATATGGCCCCGTCAAAATGTTGGTCAGATAATCCTTTTTTTGTTGGGCTGATGCAAAAATATAGCCATCAGTAGAAACAAGGTAGAGGTCGGAAAAGTTATAGGTTTGCGCAAGCTGGGTGAGGAGATCTGCCTCCCCCTCTTCAACCCGGGGAATAACCGCCTCCCCCTGGTCAATCTCAACCATGAGAACCCAAGTCGCCCCATAGAGACTAACCGCTGTATAAGCTGACAGCACATTTTCACCGCGATAGTTGACAACCGTCGCCTCTCCATCCTCTCCAGCCAACGCATAAACAATACTTTCTGTATCCACCAGAAAGGAAGGGTTGGCAATTGTCGGCTCATCAAAGTGGCGAGAGTTAGAACGAAACATACCGTCCATACCCACCATATAAGTCTCACCCGTCTCACCCAGTCCAATAGTATCTTTCATAATACTATCCAAGGCATTATCCTGAAGACGAAAGAGTAAGAGGCCAGGAGGTTGATCTGCACTGAACATGGGGGTAGAGAAATACGCAACATGCTTCAGGGTAAAATAAGAAGAAAGGCGATAATCTATAAAACGAGTTTCCAGCATACCTTTCTGGACAGCTTCCCACTCAGCGGTACCCTCCTGAATTGTGGCACCACGCTCAATGTTCCTATCTGTTGAAAAAACAACATTCCCATCCTGATTAAGCAGGGTCAACGAATAAAAGTCTCGCTTTGAGAGCCAGTCTTCCACAAACTCCACAAAGTCTGCCTTTGGTTCAAGAGTCGGCTGTTTTAAAAGTTCACTAAAGGTCTCTTGCTGCTGCGGGCTTTGACCGAACATCTGTACGTCTTCAAAGCGCATCTTAAAATAGGATGTAACCTGTTTCTTTTGCAGCGACCGAACAGCTGTCAGCTTTGTATACGCCTCTTCCTGGAATGCTCGCATATTACCAGAGATATTCTCCAGTTTTCTCGCTTGCTCATCAAAATACCGCTGCAAAGCCTGATACTGGAAGGCCAGCGTCGTCTCCAACTGCTCAAAAGACTGGCGCTGTAATGAGGATGAAGAGTATTTATAACTAACAAAACCAATAACCGCCATCGGCACCAATGAGATAATCAGAAGCCAAAAAAGCAGCTTATTTCGAATTGTTTGACCGCCGGGAAGCAGCTCCTTAAACTTCAACATCTTTTTTTTCTTAGCCTTCTGTGCCATTTTTTCTCCTTTGAAAAAATTACCCGACATAATCAATTAAACAGGTAACTGCTTGTTTTAACATTTTTTAAAAAAGCGTCGGCGCCAGAAATCGCACAAGTCAATTTCTGTTTCGGTGTACTTTAACAACTATTTAAGATTCTCTCCCTTACAACGCATGAACAGCAAAAAAACTTCTTACTTTTTCACCTGATTATGAAGGGAATTCGAGTGTATTATATTTACGAGGTCAGGCAAAATAAACAACTCCGTCTCACCAAGAAAGAGTCCTCGAACAAAAAGAGCTGGCAAGCCAGCCTGTTCAGGATGTATTGCCTCGTACTGAGCAGAGGGTTCTCCACTCATAATCTGATCTGGTACTTTCAGGACACAACGCAGGATTCTCTTCTGGCCAGCATCACCTTGCGAGCTATTTCCAGTCGAACGCGTATCAACAGCCCGCACTACAACGTATCTTCCTTCATTATCCTTTCCCTGGGAGCTCAGTCTGAAAAACCGATCAAGTGCTATTATCGGTAGGACCTGCTCTCGCCATGCACAAAGGCCAAGAAAATACTCAGAGACAAAAGGTAAGGCTTGTACCTTTGCCTCTGCCAAGACCTCGTCAATTTGGCTAGCCGTGAAAAGGAGGACTGGCTTTTTCCCCTGAATTTCTTCCGTATCCATGTAAATGGATACGATTTTTGCCATACTCCTGGCAGATTTTTTTTTCTCAACCGCCATGACGTTCTCCCGGTCGACTCGGAGTTATGCTTTCCTGGCACCGGAGAGATATCTGATCAATCAGATATTGGATAACTGTATCACTCAGCCCTTCCTGTTGTATCAATCCAGGAGGAAGCCGATCCGCAGCAAGGTCCTCAGGGCTAACTTTGCCCTGCTTGAATTGGGCGATAGTCCAGGCCATAACACGTTTAAAGGTTTCTTCATTTACCGACTTTGGTCGTTTTTTATCCCTTCGGATCTGCTTTTTAAAAACAGGTGGTCCAGCTTTTCTTCCTCCCTTTACCTGCTTTATCTGCGCTTGTTTTTCATCTTGCAAACAATGCTCTGCTGCGAGCATGCCTATCCCCTGCCCGAGTTTCTGAGCAACCTGCATGACCTGGGTAGGATCAAGGAGCAGTACCACAAGATTCATACAGATGGCAACCTGCGGGAACAGCTGAGTAGCTAGATCAGGAGAAGGAGGTGGTAACCGAGTTGTCTGTTCCGGCAAATCTATCTCATCAATAATCTGATCAACAAGCAGAAAAAACGTTTGTTTTTTTGTATGAAGCCGAAGAAAAACTGAACCAGGCTCAGGTCGATCACAACGGTTACGGGCCAGGAGAGACCCCAGGTGAAAAAAGGGTTCTCCGTTACCCGCTACTTCTCGTGGGAGTAGCCCTTGTTGGCGAGAGAGTATATAACGGTCCTCAATGCCCAAAACAAAATTCCCACCTTTGACTAAGCAAACTTTCTTCATTTCTTACAATCAGTAGGGGTGCTGGTATGCTCAGACCTGTTCATCTGCTGTTACCTTTTGAATAAAACCTATGACCTCTTCCGACTTAAACGGCTTTGTCATAAAGCCCCGTGCTCCAAGTTCTCTCGCCTTTTCCTGGTACTTATCCGCACTTCTTGAGGTCAGCATGGCAACGGGAATATCACGGAGTTCTGCCTGGGCCTGGAGGGCCTGCAGAACTTCAAAACCATTCATTCGAGGCATCTCAACGTCGAGAAGAACAACACTCGGCCTTTCTTCACGTATCTTCTCCATAGCCTCAATACCATTGCGGGCTGCAACCGGTATCCACCCCTGCTGGGTGATAAAGTTCGAAACAACTTTACGCACACTAATGGAGTCATCAACAACCAGGACACGAAGTGGTCCTTCACGCTCAGGAACAGGACGAGCGACCGGCCTATCCTCTCCACCCTTGATCACGGATGCCCACTTATGCAGTACCTCTTCTATCTGAAGAATGGGGATAAGTGAGCCATCACCCATAATGGTAACCCCTGAGATACAGGGAACGTTGTGCAGGTGTGCTCCAAGGTCCTTGAAAACAATGTCCCTCTGGCCAATGAGCTGCTCACAAAGAACGGCAGCGCGTTTTCTCCCCGTATGCACTATCAGCAGGGCCTGATCTGCTTCGGTAATATTTTCTCCCAGATAGGCTCCATCTGTTTCAAATCCCGGAACCTTTGCAGGATGAAGAAGCGGAAGGGGCTCCCCGTCAAAGGTGTACTCGCGCCCCATCTTTTCGTCAGGAGTCGCTCGAACAACACTTTCAACATCATGCATGGGCACCGCATAGACCTGGTGTCCAAAACGGGCAAGAATAGCTGGCAGCTGGGCCACAGCCACAGGTAAACGCATAACGAACTCTGTGCCCTGGCCTCGCTCGGAAATCAGCTCAATTGAACCATTAAGCTGATCAATAGCATCCCGAACAACATCCATACCAACACCACGACCAGCGATATTGGTTACAGAACCGGTACTGGAAAAGCCATGTCGGAAAATCAAGTCTGCCAGTTCATGATCGTTCATGAGGTTGATCCGGTCATTCGGATACAACTTCATACCTTTGACACGAATGGCCTCATAATCCAAGCCCTTCCCTGTATCTTTTACTCTGAGGACACACTGCCCTCCCTTTCTTATTGCTTTAATCGTAATAGAGAGGGGAGTCCAACCTGCCTCCTGAGGGAGTCTACCACCATGCGCAACCGAATTACGCAGGATATGCATGAGTGGATCTGCCATAACATCCCAAACGCGGGTGTCCATCATGATAGACTCACCTTCAATGATGAGTTGCGCAGGGTGCCCGGTTGTCCTCTCAGCTTCGCGTACAGTCCTGTGCATTCTGCTCGACAGGGTGGAAAGCGGGGTCATACGAATACCCATCATCCTGTTCTGCAAGTCCTTCAGAACCATACCCTGCCGCTCAACGGTCTTCTGCCATGTCACATTGTCCATAGCATTCTGCGCCATGATAGAATCAAGGTCGCTGACCGCCTCTGTCAGAGAGCGAATCAAAATATTCAACTCGGAATATCGATCCATTTCCAGGGGATCAAAGTCCTCTGTAATGCCGGAAGCCTGCGCATCAATGACGCCGCCGATATGGGGGATGGAGGCTAATTCGTAGCCAGCCTCCAGGCTGGAATTAATATTTTTCAGACGCTGCAGGATCATGTCAAGCTCCTTCATGGTACCTGACATAGCATCCATTGAGTCCTCAAAACTACTCAGGTTAATGACCATGTCACCGCTGAGACCAACCAGCTGATCAATTCGATCCACATCCACACGTAGTGTTGCGGTTCGCTTTCTTTGGCTTTGCGGAGCTGATGCTGCCTGTTTTTTAGGCTCAATAACCTGCTTTGAGGTTACCTGGGGACTGCTTGCTTCTGCTGCTGCAACATCCTCTTTCGATTCATTTGGAGAAGTTTCAGTCAGATTACCTGTTGTAATCTGAGCGAATTGTTCAAGAAGACTTTTTTGATCCTTACTAACAGAAACGCCTGGGGCCTCAACAAGGCGTGTGAGGATATCAGCCCCTTTCTGCATGGCCTTAATAACAACAGGACGAATGACTTGCGCCTCATCGTGCAACCAATCGAGAAAATCCTCAAAATCATGCCCCCAGGCAGCAACGGGTTCTATACCTATGACAGAAGCTGCTCCCTTCAGAGTATGTACAGAACGTCGAATGGAATGCAACGAATCACGTTTTAAATCGGTAAGTTCAGCCTCTCCAGAAACTGTCATGCCCAGGTGATTAAGTTGACGATCAATACTGTCTAGATGTTCTTCTGCTTCTTCATGAAAACATTGGAGCAACTCAGGGTCTATGTCTGCTTCGGCTCCTTGCGCAACATCCTCATGAGATCCTGATTTCAATTCATCTGCTGTGCTGTCCTGGACTGCGAATGGGTCATCAAGACTGCTCTCTCCTTTATCCAGTAAAGCCCCTTCCTGTGCAGAAGACTCCTGCGGACCAGAGATACCCAACTCATCAAAGAGTTCCCTATCCTCTTCCTGCCTGTCGCTCGCCATTATATGGTTGAACTCAGCAGCCAGCTCACTCTTCCTTTTCGCAACCGGGCAACTGGGATCATCTGCAAGATCGGCCAGGACATCCGCTCCATCCTGGAGTAATGTAATAATAGGAGGAACTAATTTCTGCGCCTCATCATGGAGCCAATCAAGGAAATCCTCAAAGTCATGGCCCCAGGCAGCAATCTGCTCTATCCCAATAACAGCGGCTGCACCTTTCAGAGTATGGACGGAGCGGCGAAGAGAATGAAGCGTTTCCCGACTTGTCGATGTAAGCTCCATTGGAGCTGTAATTTCCTGGCTTAGTTGGGTCAGGCAATTATCGATATTTTCCAGATGTTCGTCGGTCTCCTCACGAAAACACTCCAAAAGCTCTGGGTCAATAGGTTCGGCAGCAGGTTCTTCGGTGTCTGAAGAGAATGATTCGGGTGATTCAGCTAAGCCAGCAAGAACTGAGCCAAACAGATCTTCCTCCTCATCTGTCTCCTGAAAAAGAGCGTCATCTTCATCTACAGAAGCAGTGTCGTCACTTATTACATCAAAAAAGTCCTCTGCCTCATCTTCTTCCAGCTCAGTCTCGGCGAATAAATCGGCATCCTCCTCACTTCCCTGCTCCTGAGAGAATGAGACTTTTTCTTTCACTCCGTCCGGGTTCTCGGCTCCGGTAGAAAAAGCTTCAGTTATATCAGAAAAAATTGCAATAAGACGCTGTTTTTCTTGTTGGGCGGGAAAAGCGGGATCATGAGCAAGTGAGGCCAGCAACTTTGCACTTTCTCGGAGGTGGTCAATAATGGAAGGGTCAAGGCGTTTCGCCTCATCATGGAGCCAGTCAAGAAAATCCTCAAAATCACGTCCCCAGTCTGCAACCGGTTCTATACCAATAACAGCTGCGGCGCCCTTGAGCGTATGAACTGCACGGCGAAAGATGTGGAGCGTCTCTTGGGTGCTAGGCGTCAGTTGAACAGCATCAGTGACCTCTTCACCCAGAGTTTTCAGGCAGGTCTCAATACTCTCCAGGTGTTCTTCTGTTTCCTCCTGAAAGCATTCCAGCAACTCGGGATCAATGGGATCGATATCTGCCTCTGCTGAAGGAAAAATTTCTTCAGATGACTCCGCAAGATCTGTAACAGCAGTTCCAAACAAATCATCTTCTGCTACATCCTGGTCTTGCAGAAAAAGTTCGTCCTCAATACCATCTCCACCACTATCCTCAGGCTGCCCAGCCGATGCGGCGATTTCATCCAAAAAGCCATCGGCATCGTCTTCGCTCAGAACGAAGTCTTCTGCTCTGTCATCAAGCGCATCAAAGACAGGCTGTGCTTCCTCTGCTTCATCAGAAACTGCGGAAAGCGACGAGGTAAATGCCTCGGTAATATCCGCAAATTTAACCATGATCTGTTGTTGGGCCGCATCTGTTGCCTGCATAGGATCATCAACAAGAGAAGCCAAGAGATCAGCACCGTCCCGAAGTGCAACAAGACTGAGTGGATCAAGCTGTTGAGCCTCGTCATGCAGCCAATCAAGAAAGTCCTCAAAGTCATGCCCCCAAGCAGCAACCTGCGGGATTCCTATAACAGCGGCTGCTCCCTTCAGGGTATGTACGGAACGACGAAGGGAATGAAGCTCTTCCCGCGTAGATGGGGTCAGCTTGACTAATTTGCTAATCTGGGCGGTGAGATTATTCAGACACTGATCAACATTTTCCAGATGATCCTCTGTTTCCTCCCGAAAGCACTCAAGCAACTCTGCATCAATATCTTCCATCTCCTCCTCAGGAGATACCGATTCTTCAGAATGAAAAAGATCCTCTGTCGATTGCTCCTGTTGATTCTGCTTGCTCTGTTCCGGTTCGGTAAGAGCTGAAGCAAAAAGATCGTCCTCATCTTCATCAGAGTTAACGAGAAGAAGCTCGTTATCCAGATCCTCTTCTTCATCCTCAGCAAGAGACAGGGAATCGAGAAAGCTCTCCGAGCTATCCTCCTCCGACACAGCAGTGTCAGCGCCTAAAAATAAATCATCTTCAGCATCTTCATCGAGATCAAAGGGGCCACCCTCTTCAGGTACAAGTTCTTCGGAATCCTGCTCAAAAAATATAGACTCTGGTGAATACCCCTCGTCTGCCTCAAGATCTGCTGGTGTGGTACTCTGACTGAGTTTTTTCTCCAGCTCTGCAATTGTGTTCTGGAATAGCTGCTCATCATGAGCACTTCCATCCCGTTGCATGACACAATACTGATCAATTTGGCGTGTTGCGGCCCCGACAAGCTGCATGGTCTCTTCATCAAGTACAAGTGAAGAACCAAGCACATTCTCCATTACTTTTTCCATGACTTCTCCCATAGCACTCAAGTCATCCAGGCCAACCATTGCGGCAGCCCCCTTGATGGTATGGGTTATTCGGTGCAACTCGGCCAACGATGACCTATCAGCTTTATCCTGCTGCAGCACCTGGAGGCAACGATTCATATCAGGAAGATACCCTTCAACTTCCTCGATAAACCCTGTTACAATATCATTGCCCACACTGCTACTCATCTACTCTCTCCAATTCCCTTCTCATTATATTCGTATAGATGAGAGTAATTGTTCTCCGTCAAAAAGCTGGACTTCTTCTTCCTTTTCACCAGAGAAATAGACCGCAGGGCCAGTTAAAAAACGTGACAGTACAGCGTCCTGCTCTTGTTTCTCTTGCTCAGCGTTATGTTTTGTGTACAGCATACGGGTAGCTGTGATGCGATCAACAATAATAGCGGTTTTCATTTCACCATCATGAATGACAATAGCCACCCGATTTTTCTTTCTGGACTTTTTCTGGGTTAAATGAAAAAAAAGAGGTAAATCAGTAACGGAGACGATTTCACCGCGAATATTCGTTACCCCATGCACCCAGTCAGGCAAGAACGGCAGCTGCCGAACATTTTCCAGTTCTCCGACTTCGTCAACCAAAGAAAGGGGTAAAGCAAGTTTTTTATCTCCAAGATCAAAGCAGATATGCCTTCCAATCTCCTGATGCGTATCATCTGCTGTTACTTTGAGGCCATCACCATACACCTGTAAGGTCTCAGTTATTTCCTGATCAATATTGCGGAGTAAGGCTGTAAGATCCGCTGGAGTCCCTGCTCTACCGTTCATTTCGTTACCCTTTGTCATTTTCGAATAACACAGAAATCAAGGGAGAAGCTTGCCTACAGCCTCCAAAACTTCATCCAACTTAAAAGGCTTTGTCAGATACACATCAGCCCCTTGTTTTTTTCCCCAAAATTCATCAGATTTTTGATTTTTACTGGTCAGCAAAATGACGGGAATATTTTCTAAGTCCGGCGTCGACTTAATCTTTCTGCATGCCTGAAATCCATTCATTTTAGGCATAACCACATCAAGAATAATAAGCTCAGGCTTTTCAGCCATTGCCATTTCCACCCCGGCCTCCCCATCATTGGCAGTGACGACCTCGTATTCCGGTGTATTGAACACATCAG is drawn from Candidatus Electrothrix aestuarii and contains these coding sequences:
- a CDS encoding methyl-accepting chemotaxis protein, translating into MAQKAKKKKMLKFKELLPGGQTIRNKLLFWLLIISLVPMAVIGFVSYKYSSSSLQRQSFEQLETTLAFQYQALQRYFDEQARKLENISGNMRAFQEEAYTKLTAVRSLQKKQVTSYFKMRFEDVQMFGQSPQQQETFSELLKQPTLEPKADFVEFVEDWLSKRDFYSLTLLNQDGNVVFSTDRNIERGATIQEGTAEWEAVQKGMLETRFIDYRLSSYFTLKHVAYFSTPMFSADQPPGLLLFRLQDNALDSIMKDTIGLGETGETYMVGMDGMFRSNSRHFDEPTIANPSFLVDTESIVYALAGEDGEATVVNYRGENVLSAYTAVSLYGATWVLMVEIDQGEAVIPRVEEGEADLLTQLAQTYNFSDLYLVSTDGYIFASAQQKKDYLTNILTGPYSDSMFNKVVQEVAETKEMAISDYAFYEPAGGEAEAFMAVPVMNRDAISMIVVLQISNAPINEIMSIRQSFEKESGQVALKDDAELNNIATYLIGPDKLWRSEASDAKKYQVSSTLLNPKAKVDTEPVQQALAGKSDTKITTNSLGEKVLTSWAPVRYKGLKWALISEVPEEVVARPVLQLLKIVGLLAVVAAAAVIMVSLRVAGGVTEQVDEIMQGIAKVEKGEYGEQVKVTSEDELGRMAASFNQMTTTIQDLTESRQKEHDELQDSIIRLLEEITELADGDLSIRATVTEDVIGTLADSLNLMLEELGMAFERIKQSAEQVGSTANILSASTGELAGQNNNQATMINDAVQEINLLTKAIRDAADQANQSASFSRESSQVAVEGAKAVRETSHAMEAIRGNVQNTARSIKRLGESSQEISDFARTINEISDRTSILALNASIQAAAAGEEGRGFAVVAEEIQRLAERAAVSTRQIETLIKNILGEITEAGISMDASIQEVVQGTKLSQNALARLDEITNRSNEVFELIQGVASSAQQQADTTAILATSMGEIGTISLETAEEAMGASVSMQEMAVMGEDMLQAVATFKLKSEAQADDAADVLEAEAFDA
- a CDS encoding chemotaxis protein CheW yields the protein MAVEKKKSARSMAKIVSIYMDTEEIQGKKPVLLFTASQIDEVLAEAKVQALPFVSEYFLGLCAWREQVLPIIALDRFFRLSSQGKDNEGRYVVVRAVDTRSTGNSSQGDAGQKRILRCVLKVPDQIMSGEPSAQYEAIHPEQAGLPALFVRGLFLGETELFILPDLVNIIHSNSLHNQVKK
- a CDS encoding Hpt domain-containing protein, producing MSSSVGNDIVTGFIEEVEGYLPDMNRCLQVLQQDKADRSSLAELHRITHTIKGAAAMVGLDDLSAMGEVMEKVMENVLGSSLVLDEETMQLVGAATRQIDQYCVMQRDGSAHDEQLFQNTIAELEKKLSQSTTPADLEADEGYSPESIFFEQDSEELVPEEGGPFDLDEDAEDDLFLGADTAVSEEDSSESFLDSLSLAEDEEEDLDNELLLVNSDEDEDDLFASALTEPEQSKQNQQEQSTEDLFHSEESVSPEEEMEDIDAELLECFREETEDHLENVDQCLNNLTAQISKLVKLTPSTREELHSLRRSVHTLKGAAAVIGIPQVAAWGHDFEDFLDWLHDEAQQLDPLSLVALRDGADLLASLVDDPMQATDAAQQQIMVKFADITEAFTSSLSAVSDEAEEAQPVFDALDDRAEDFVLSEDDADGFLDEIAASAGQPEDSGGDGIEDELFLQDQDVAEDDLFGTAVTDLAESSEEIFPSAEADIDPIDPELLECFQEETEEHLESIETCLKTLGEEVTDAVQLTPSTQETLHIFRRAVHTLKGAAAVIGIEPVADWGRDFEDFLDWLHDEAKRLDPSIIDHLRESAKLLASLAHDPAFPAQQEKQRLIAIFSDITEAFSTGAENPDGVKEKVSFSQEQGSEEDADLFAETELEEDEAEDFFDVISDDTASVDEDDALFQETDEEEDLFGSVLAGLAESPESFSSDTEEPAAEPIDPELLECFREETDEHLENIDNCLTQLSQEITAPMELTSTSRETLHSLRRSVHTLKGAAAVIGIEQIAAWGHDFEDFLDWLHDEAQKLVPPIITLLQDGADVLADLADDPSCPVAKRKSELAAEFNHIMASDRQEEDRELFDELGISGPQESSAQEGALLDKGESSLDDPFAVQDSTADELKSGSHEDVAQGAEADIDPELLQCFHEEAEEHLDSIDRQLNHLGMTVSGEAELTDLKRDSLHSIRRSVHTLKGAASVIGIEPVAAWGHDFEDFLDWLHDEAQVIRPVVIKAMQKGADILTRLVEAPGVSVSKDQKSLLEQFAQITTGNLTETSPNESKEDVAAAEASSPQVTSKQVIEPKKQAASAPQSQRKRTATLRVDVDRIDQLVGLSGDMVINLSSFEDSMDAMSGTMKELDMILQRLKNINSSLEAGYELASIPHIGGVIDAQASGITEDFDPLEMDRYSELNILIRSLTEAVSDLDSIMAQNAMDNVTWQKTVERQGMVLKDLQNRMMGIRMTPLSTLSSRMHRTVREAERTTGHPAQLIIEGESIMMDTRVWDVMADPLMHILRNSVAHGGRLPQEAGWTPLSITIKAIRKGGQCVLRVKDTGKGLDYEAIRVKGMKLYPNDRINLMNDHELADLIFRHGFSSTGSVTNIAGRGVGMDVVRDAIDQLNGSIELISERGQGTEFVMRLPVAVAQLPAILARFGHQVYAVPMHDVESVVRATPDEKMGREYTFDGEPLPLLHPAKVPGFETDGAYLGENITEADQALLIVHTGRKRAAVLCEQLIGQRDIVFKDLGAHLHNVPCISGVTIMGDGSLIPILQIEEVLHKWASVIKGGEDRPVARPVPEREGPLRVLVVDDSISVRKVVSNFITQQGWIPVAARNGIEAMEKIREERPSVVLLDVEMPRMNGFEVLQALQAQAELRDIPVAMLTSRSADKYQEKARELGARGFMTKPFKSEEVIGFIQKVTADEQV
- a CDS encoding chemotaxis protein CheW, with protein sequence MNGRAGTPADLTALLRNIDQEITETLQVYGDGLKVTADDTHQEIGRHICFDLGDKKLALPLSLVDEVGELENVRQLPFLPDWVHGVTNIRGEIVSVTDLPLFFHLTQKKSRKKNRVAIVIHDGEMKTAIIVDRITATRMLYTKHNAEQEKQEQDAVLSRFLTGPAVYFSGEKEEEVQLFDGEQLLSSIRI
- a CDS encoding response regulator, whose product is MSRKVLIVDDSPTELKLITDVFNTPEYEVVTANDGEAGVEMAMAEKPELIILDVVMPKMNGFQACRKIKSTPDLENIPVILLTSKNQKSDEFWGKKQGADVYLTKPFKLDEVLEAVGKLLP